The genomic DNA ACTGATCATAGGTGTTAGCTCACAGATTTCAGCAGACATTTTGGTGAAGATGGCGTACGAGAACTGGCATAAAGCCATTGAATACGACGGTAAGCTATTGAATTGCTTACCAGTCGCCGAGAAGGAACTAAAAAGCTTACCTGAACCAAAAATGGCCACAGCTCAAACAGCTCAGAACCATCCACAGCTGCATAACCAGAATAATAGGCAAACTGTGCAATGTCATCCCAACGCTATTACCTATCCACTGGTCCCTCAACAAATAGATTATCCTCAGTTTGTGCAGCAACATTGCAGCCAAGTGTTACCCTCATTCCCTTGCAACGTACAGGACTACAACAGGTCAGTGGAAAGTTCCAATGATTCAAGCTCATACAACGGAGAAGATTGGTGTCGACCAAGAGCTGCAGGACAAggtcttgaagacattttcagCGAAGAAATCAGACTAAGGAGCTCAGAGATGCTTGAGACTGACGATATGCAGAGACTGTTGAAGACGTTTGGGATAGGTGTGAACACTGTGGGAACACAAGGCGGGTTTGGTCAGACCGATGAGTCTTGTTATGGTTATAGCATCCCGTACCAAGCTCAGATCGATAACACGTACAGAAGAGAACGTAATAGAGGCTCGGGAAAAGCTGTGGTGGGATGGCTTAAGCTTAAAGCTGCTTTGAGATGGGGTATCTTCATACGCAAGAAAGCTGCAGAGAGGAGGCCTCAGATTGTGGAGATCGActgacaaaataaaagaagaaacagagcctcttgagttttttttttcttttcttttagctAATTTTTCGTTATCTAAGCTTGAAGACAGATTCTATGAACACAAAAGTTCATCCTTTGGATGAATAATCTAAAGGGTAGAGAGAAATGGACTCATGTAATGCTGTATT from Camelina sativa cultivar DH55 chromosome 7, Cs, whole genome shotgun sequence includes the following:
- the LOC104702949 gene encoding calmodulin-binding protein 60 E-like — translated: MAYENWHKAIEYDGKLLNCLPVAEKELKSLPEPKMATAQTAQNHPQLHNQNNRQTVQCHPNAITYPLVPQQIDYPQFVQQHCSQVLPSFPCNVQDYNRSVESSNDSSSYNGEDWCRPRAAGQGLEDIFSEEIRLRSSEMLETDDMQRLLKTFGIGVNTVGTQGGFGQTDESCYGYSIPYQAQIDNTYRRERNRGSGKAVVGWLKLKAALRWGIFIRKKAAERRPQIVEID